One segment of Leptodactylus fuscus isolate aLepFus1 chromosome 7, aLepFus1.hap2, whole genome shotgun sequence DNA contains the following:
- the LOC142213396 gene encoding olfactory receptor 5AP2-like has protein sequence MENFNQTLPKRFILIGLSTIPHVQVIGFLLFLVMYIMTLVGNCLLLITVRTSPKLHTPMYFFLSNLSFIDISLSSTVAPVILMNTLSIDTSISVGGCVFQMFCYLVLGVAECVLLSVMAYDRFVAICRPLYYSSIMNMRFCIILALIPWIVGFINASIHVPLTWRLPFCRSHHVNHFFCEVPPFLRLSCIDPWLNEIAIYVSAVSIVMCCFLLTLISYIFIISSILRIRSSRVRHAVFSTCFSHLIVVSLYYGTLLSIYLHPPSSHSAEKDRIASVLYTVATPMLNPIIYSIRNKDVKKCIITNTKKIVMALSMPISPLSPNYRPRC, from the coding sequence ATGGAAAACTTCAATCAAACACTTCCAAAAAGGTTCATCCTGATTGGATTATCTACCATTCCTCACGTTCAAGTTATAGGGTTTCTTCTATTCTTGGTCATGTATATTATGACATTGGTAGGAAATTGTCTTCTTCTCATTACAGTGAGGACCAGTCCAAAGTTACACACTCCTATGTATTTCTTCCTCAGTAATCTCTCTTTCATTGACATATCTCTCTCTTCTACTGTAGCTCCTGTAATACTTATGAACACTTTATCCATAGACACTAGTATTTCAGTAGGGGGTTGTGTTTTCCAAATGTTCTGCTATCTAGTCCTTGGAGTAGCTGAGTGTGTCTTACTTTCTGTTATGGCTTATGATAGGTTTGTAGCCATTTGTAGACCATTGTACTACAGCAGTATTATGAACATGAGGTTTTGCATCATCTTAGCCCTAATACCATGGATTGTAGGTTTCATAAATGCTTCTATACATGTTCCACTTACCTGGAGACTTCCCTTCTGTAGGTCTCATCATGTCAACCATTTCTTTTGTGAAGTACCTCCCTTCCTGAGACTGTCCTGCATAGATCCTTGGCTTAATGAGATAGCAATATATGTATCGGCCGTGTCTATCGTTATGTGTTGTTTTCTATTGACTTTGATTTCCTATATTTTCATCATCTCCAGCATTCTGAGAATCCGTTCCTCACGAGTAAGACATGCAGTTTTTTCTACATGTTTCTCCCACCTCATTGTTGTCAGTCTCTATTATGGAACCCTTTTGTCCATCTATCTTCATCCTCCATCTTCCCACTCTGCAGAGAAAGACAGAATTGCCTCGGTTCTCTATACAGTGGCCACTCCAATGTTGAATCCCATCATCTACAGCATCAGAAATAAGGATGTTAAGAAATGTATAATAACAAATACCAAAAAAATAGTCATGGCGCTCAGCATGCCCATTTCACCACTGagtcccaattacaggcctcggTGCTGA
- the LOC142213024 gene encoding olfactory receptor 2G3-like — MENSNQTLQNWFYLPGLSTIPHLQIIGFLVFMVMYIITLAGNCLLLITVRISPTLHTPMYFFLSNLSFIDICFSSTIVPVILINTLSKDNRISVGACVFQMFFSLLLGATECVLLAIMAYDRFVAICRPLHYISIMNLRFRIILATIPWIVGFVNSTIQVHITWKLPFCRSHHVNHFFCEVPAFLKLSCRDPWLNEVAMYLAAGTIVLCSFLLTLISYVFIISAILKISSSQRRHAVFSTCSSHITVVTLFYGTIMSIYFQPRASHSVEADKIISVLYTVVTPMLNPIIYSIRNKDVKKCIIKNIKKQ, encoded by the coding sequence ATGGAGAACTCCAACCAGACACTTCAAAACTGGTTCTACCTGCCTGGATTATCAACTATCCCTCACCTTCAGATTATAGGTTTCCTTGTATTCATGGTGATGTATATTATCACATTGGCAGGAAATTGTCTTCTTCTTATTACAGTGAGGATCAGTCCAACGTTACACACTCCTATGTACTTCTTCCTGAGTAATCTCTCTTTCATTGACATCTGTTTCTCCTCCACCATAGTTCCTGTAATCCTCATAAATACTCTTTCCAAAGACAACAGAATTTCAGTAGGCGCTTGCGTTTTCCAAATGTTCTTCTCATTACTACTTGGGGCAACTGAATGTGTCCTACTGGCCATCATGGCTTATGATAGGTTTGTAGCCATTTGTAGACCATTGCACTACATCAGTATTATGAACTTAAGATTTCGCATTATCTTAGCCACAATACCTTGGATTGTAGGTTTCGTAAACTCCACTATACAAGTGCACATCACCTGGAAACTTCCCTTCTGTAGGTCTCATCATGTGAACCATTTCTTTTGTGAAGTACCAGCCTTCTTAAAACTTTCCTGTAGAGATCCTTGGCTCAATGAAGTAGCAATGTATTTAGCAGCTGGAACCATTGTTTTATGTTCCTTTCTCTTGACCTTAATTTCTTATGTTTTTATCATTTCCGCCATTTTGAAGATCAGTTCCTCACAAAGAAGACATGCCGTTTTTTCCACATGTTCCTCACATATCACTGTTGTCACGCTCTTTTACGGAACAATAATGTCCATTTATTTTCAGCCTCGAGCGTCCCACTCTGTAGAGGCAGACAAGATAATATCTGTTCTCTATACGGTGGTCACTCCAATGTTGAATCCCATCATCTACAGCATCAGGAATAAGGATGTTAAGAAATGTATAATAAAGAATATTAAAAAACAATAA